Proteins co-encoded in one Nicotiana sylvestris chromosome 7, ASM39365v2, whole genome shotgun sequence genomic window:
- the LOC138873500 gene encoding uncharacterized protein — MTHQVSEIVHSMAPKLKDPSAFTIPCTIGSADFAKALCDLGGSINLMRYSVFKTLEVGKPRPTSMRIQMADHTMKRPLSIIDECVVDCEVTIILGRPFLTTGKALVDVEAGELTFGVDDEKVVFHVCKSMRQPNSNEVCSFMDLVTDAIIDDASATMNVKDTLEAIFLNLDNDKEK; from the exons atgacacatcaagtgagtgaaattgtgcactcaatggctcctaAATTGAAAGATCCGAGCGCTTTCACAATCCCATGTAcaattggaagtgccgactttgccaAAGCTTTGTGTGATCTTGGGGGGAGTATCAACTTGATGCGCTAttcggtgttcaaaactttggaagttgggaaaccaagacccacatccatgAGGATACAAATGGCAGATCATACAATGAAGAGACCTTTGAGTATTATTGATGAATGTGTTG TGGACTGTGAGGTGACTATTAtcttgggtagacctttccttaCTACGGGGAAGGCTCTTGTTGATGTGGAAGCCGGTGAGCTCACCTTCGGGGTGgatgatgaaaaggtggtcttccatgtgtgcaaatctatgaggcaaccgaatagcaaTGAAGTTTGTTCGTTCATGGATTTGGTGACCGATGCGATTATTGATGATGCTAGTGCCACAATGAATGTTAAGGATACTTTGGAAGCCATTTTTCTCAACCTTGATAATGATAAAGAGAAATAA